In the genome of Helicovermis profundi, the window TATCACCAAGTGCAATACTTACAACAGGATAACCCATATAGCCTACGTTAGCAAAAATCAAGATATATTCAAACACATCTTTTTTTCTTCCATTTGCTTTAGTAACTTTTGTATATATTTTAGAAAAAATAATTGCAAATAAATATACCGCATATGAAATCCCAACTATATATGCACTATTTTTAAGTATTTCTGGAGTAAATTTTTGATTCATCGATGTAATTATAAAGGCTGGAAGTGTAACGTTTATTACTAAACTACTTATTTCTTTATTGATATTATTGGTAACAACTTTTAATTTTTTTATAACAAACCCTGATATTATTAATAAAAATAGTAGCATTATTTGATTAGATATAAGCGAAAACTGTGGATTCATTTTTAAACCTCATTTTTATAAATTATTTTAATTTTAATTCATCTTAAATATTATAACAAAATTTTATGAATATACAACGAAAAAAGCATTAACCACTCGAAGTAGTAAATGCTTTTTTTGTCTTCTAATTATTAACTCCAGCAAGTTCTAAAATAAATGATTTAACATGGTCTAATTTTTCACTGAGTTTTTCTTTTTCTTTCTCAACAATTGAGAAATAAAATTTTATCTTTGGTTCTGTACCTGATGGACGAATAGCTAGCCATGATCCATCTTTTAAAATAAATTTAAGTACATTTGATTTTGGAAGCGTTGTATGGTCAAATTTATAATCGATAAATTCATTAACTCTAAAACCTGCAATTAAATTTGGTTTAAGTTTTCTAAGCGTATCCATTATATTTGATATTTCCTCCATACCTTCTTTGCCTTCTAATTTAATAGAAACCAAATCTTCTTTATAAAATCCAAATTTAGTATATATATCATTTAATTTTTCAAGAAGTGATAAATTTTGAGATTTGTAGTATAAGGCCATTTCAACAATAAGAGCAGAAGCAACTACCGCATCTTTATCCCTTACATGTGTTCCTCTTAAATATCCATAACTTTCTTCATATCCAAAAATAAAAGTATGGTTATGTTTTTTTTCAAATTCAGTCATTTTTTCGCCAATAAACTTAAAGCCTGTTAAAGTACTAATATAGTCAATATTATAATAACTTGCTATAACTTTTCCAATTCCTGATGAAACAATCGTACTTACAACTGCTCCGTTTTTAGGAATATCATTTGAACTTTCTAATATATAGTTAAGAAGAAGCGCTCCCGTTTGATTACCATTAAGTGCAATATAATCACCATTATTAGATTTTGCTACAATACCAACTCTATCACAATCAGGATCAGTCGCTAAAAGTAAATCTGCATCGTTTTCTTTCGCATAGACTAAACTTAATTTAAAAGCACTGTATTCTTCTGGATTAGGTGATTTAACTGTTGTAAATTCCTTATCGGGTATCATTTGTTCTTTTACTTCAATTAAATTATTAAATCCAATTTCACTTAGTATTCTTTTTACAGGTCTTCCACCAGTACCGTGAAGTGGAGAGTATGTTATCTTTAATTTATCTCCATATTTTCTTACATATTCTAAATTTTTTAGATTCTTTTTAACTTCTTCTATAAAACTAGTATCTATAGTGTAATCAAGATATTCAAGCAATCCTTTATCAATTGCATCTTGTTCTTCCATTATTTTTATAGTTTTAAAATCAATAATTTCATTAACCCTGTTAATTACTTTATCAGCTTCAACTGGAATTAATTGACCACCATCTTCTCCGTAAATTTTGTATCCGTTATACTCTGGTGGATTATGACTTGCAGTAACAACTATACCTGCCTTTGCTTTAAGATATCTCACAGCATAAGATAATTCTGGAGTACTTCTAAGCTCTTTAAACAAATACGCTTTTATACCATTAGCAGCCATAACTCTAGCGGCTTCAAGTGCAAATTCGGGCGATTGATTTCTTGAATCATAAGCAATTGCTATACTTTTTTCTTCACTATATTTATTGTTAATATAATTTGCAAATCCCTGAGTAGCTTTTCTTATGATATATTTATTAATTCTATTCGTTCCCTCACCAATTTTTCCACGTATACCGCCTGTACCAAAATCAAGATATTTATAAAATCTATCTTCAATTTCTTTTTCATCACTAAGGTTCATAAGTTTTTCTTTAAATTCTTTATCAAAATAATCGCTATTAATCCATTCATTATACATTTTTTTATAATTCATATATCCTCCTCTAAATTAAATACTATTTTATTCGCTTATCTCTTTTAAATAACAACACACAACTTTAAAAACACTTAATAATAATTTATCTTTTATTGTTTTCCTATAAAGTGAAGATTGTTTAAGAATATTTGATAAAACAGAATAGGAAATTTTATCTTTTTCTAATTTGTTTCTAATTTTATACTCTTTTAACAAAATGTCTACAAACTCATCAAATAAGTAAACCTTATATCTATTTATTTTATAGTAGTCTGCAACAAACTCAAGTAATGATATTACAAGAGTTTCATAAGAATCATCATCATTAAGATCTAATAAATCAGCAACTATTGGAATTATTTTTTCAAACACTAATCTTCTAGTTGGTTTATTATTTTCACCAAATATTTTTTTTATCTCTTCAATAGACCATTTTGGAGCATTTGCAAATAAATCAAAAAAATATTTCTCGTTTTTATTAGTTTCAATACAATATTTTTTTCCTTTATAATCTTTAAATACCCTTAATGTATCATAGTAACCCATTTTTAAATTATTTCTCATAGTTTCTTTTTTAAATTCAAGAATTTTACCAGTATTACCTGACGGTATTATATACGTTATATCTAAATCTTTATTTTTAACAGGCTGTACTATTCCTATAGCTTGGAGCCTAACAGCAATTATTTTTTTATACCCTTTTTTTGCTATCAAACCAATAGGTAAATTATCATAAAAGCCACCATCTATATATGTTTTATTTTCAATTTTATCAACTTTAAAAATAGGAAGATTTGCTGATGCTACAATATAATCGTGTAATTTACCATATGGAATTTCTTCTTTAAATACTTCTTTTCCTTTAAGTTCGGAAAGAGAAAATGTAACAATCCCATAATCCATCTGCGCTTTTCTAAGCTTATCTTCATCAATATACTTTTTTAATATTTTTTTTAAAGGCGTTATATTCAAACCACCATACTTAGCTGTTTTATGAAGATATCTCATTATTTTTTTAAAATCATCTGATTTAACATCAAAATCAAAATCAATTAACTTACTAAGTATCTCTCGATCACCTTCGATTCCAAAATCCGGCTCCATATTATACCAAATATCATAAACTTCATCATACAAACCAAGAGTAATAAAAGCTCCATTAATAGCACCAATAGAGGTTCCACTTATAGCACCAATGTCTATATTAAGTTCCCTTAGCGCTCTCCAAACACCAATTTGATAAGATCCCTTAGCTCCTCCACCTTCTAAAACTAATCCATACATATAATTCACCTTCTCTATTAAATTATACTACAAATAAAGAATTTCTAAACAATATATTTATCATATTTTTTATTAATACTTACATATACTTAAAAAAATATACACTTCTCTATGTACTATAGCCATTGCTCTCGCAAAGAGCTTTTCAAGCTCTCTTTTTGCGAGGCGAGAGCTTCGCTCTCTATGAAAAAAAGAAGAAAATCAAAATTTATCAAGCAAGCTTGATATTTTGATTTCCCTCTTTTTTTCGCACTGGCTAATTGTTTTCGACAATGCCAAACATTAATTCACCTTTGCATGCTACTTTTCCATCTACATACGCTATTGCTTGGCCTTTTCCTATTCCTCGTCTCATCGCTTCTAATTTTACTTCCATTCTCAGAGTATCTCCCGGTATCACTTGTTTTTTAAATCTCACTTTGTCTATTCCGGCAAATACAGCAAGTTTTCCTTTATTTTCTTCAAGACTCATAAGTGCTACTGCACCAACTTGAGCTAATGCTTCTACTATTAATACGCCTGGCATAATTGGATTTCCTGGGAAATGACCTTGGAAAAATGGTTCATTAAATGTAACATTCTTAATTCCAACAGCTTTTACTCCTACTTCTAATTCTAAAATTTTATCAACTAATAAAAACGGATATCTATGCGGAAGTATTTTTTGAATTTCTATAGAATTTAACATGCACCTCTCCTTTGTTATCTACTACTAATATCAGATGTTAATATATTTTAATTATATTATTTTGATAATAAAAGTCAAGAAAAAAAAGAACCCATAGGTTCTATCCTTTAATGTCAATACTTTTGACTTTATCTTCATCATCTTTATTAGTATTTTCAATATTTTTGTTTAGTGATTTATATATCATATCAGAAATTCCAAATCCACCCGATTTAGATATAACTTTTGATAATTCTTCATCATACATCGATTCAAACATACTTCTAGCATTACTTTTTTCAATAAAACCATCTTTATTTTCAGATGAACCTCTCATTGATTTAAACATCATATTAATAAAAATAGATTCAAAATCCTCAGCAACTTTTTTTAATTCACTTTTATCCTTTGATTTTTTTGCTCTTTCAAGCATATCCTTAAAAGCGTCATCAGTAGCTTTTTCTGCATTTGCTTTTGCAGAATCAATACTAGAATTCATACTAACATTATTTCCTATTTTCATTAATAACACCTCTTTTCATAGAAATTCACTTACTTATCGTCTTAAATTGTTAGCAAGTTCTAACATTTTGTCTGCTGTTTGAATAGTTTTCGAGTTTATTTCATATGCTCTTTGTGCCGTTATCATATTAATCATCTCATCCACTACTTGAACATTTGAAGTTTCTAAAAATCCTTGCCAAACTTCTCCTGTATCTTCTGTTTCATTTGAAATAGGATTTCCCGATACAGCCGTACTAGCATATAAATTGCTACCTATTGACTCTAATCCAGAAGGATTAAAAAATTTATCTGTTTTAAGCGTAGTTACTTCTTCTTCGTTATCCGAACCATTTCTTTTTACTGAAATTTTTCCTGATTTATCAATTATTATCTTGTCGACATCTGTGCCTAAATTAATATCTCCATCTAATCCTTGAACTTTATAGCCTTCGTTCGTTACTAAATATGAATTACCATCTATCAAACTTATTTTAAAAGAACCATCTTTTGTAAATCTTGTTTTACCCTTTTCATCAACAATTTCAAAAAAACCATCGCCATTAATTGCTACATCTGTATCACCATTAGTATTTTGAAGTGTTCCAGGTACAAAACTTCTAGTAGTTGCAGAAGTCATTACACCTTGACCTATTTGAACTATAACCGGTCTTCCATCAGTATCAACTTTTTGTTCTTGTAAAATATTCTCATATAATAAATCTTTAAATTCCACTCTTTGTTTCTTAAAGCCAGTAGTATTTACGTTTGCTAAATTATTTGCTATAGTATCTATTTTAAGTTGTAATCCTTTCATGCCTGATGCAGCAGCATTTAATGCTCTCATACCCTCATCTCCCATCAAATTCATTCATTTTATCTATTTATCTAAATCTTTCCAAGATCATTTACTGCTTTATTTAAAGTATCATCATACGCTTTCATAAGTTTTTGTCCAGATTCATATTTTCTATATAAAGATAAAAGCTCTATACTTTCAGTAACTGCATTAGAATTTGATTGCTCAAGCATACCTTGAATAAGAGTGCCTTTAAATTCCGTTTTCTTTCCTAACATATTTTTTTTAGTTTCATATACAGTTGAGCCTACTCTAAGTAAATCGCTATATTCAGAAAAGTTGGTAGTTTTTATTTTATCAATAATTTTTCCATTACTAATTATTTCTCCAAACTCATTAATTTCAACATTTTCCGAATCAAGTTTAATATCTCCTTTAGTTCCTTGAACTTTAAATCCACTATTAGTTACTAGTTCATGAGCTTCATTTAGTAAGAATCTACCATCTCGTACATAATAATTAGTGTCACCATTCTTTACTTCCATAAACCCTCTTCCACTTAGAGCAATATCAAGTTTCCTCTCAGTTGTTTTAAGTTCACCTTGATTAAAATCAGTGATTGATCTATCAGCTCTTACACCAGCATTTAAAGTTCCTACTACATTCGGAGCAACCATTTTAATTAAGTTACTTATTTTTTTACCATCAACTAAAACATCACCTTTTTCATTTATGTCAAGTTTTCCAGTGCCAATAAATATATCCTTACCATCATTACCAATAGCTCTATTACCTCTAGTAAGGTCTTTAGATTTATCAACATTTAAGTAATACGTACTTAAAAATCCATCTTTATCAACTGAAAACCTAGCAGATTTATTATTAGAAATACCTTCTTCATTTTTTACTCTAAAATATCCCCATTTAGTATCAAGTAAATAATTATCACCATACTTAGAAACATTTATTTTATCAAAACCACCTTCTGAAGGTACGTTTGAACCATTAAATTTAGATATTAGGACATCATTAAAAGATTCAGCTAATACTTCAGATTTCTTAAAACTTATTGTTTCAATATTAGCAATATTATTACTAATTTCATCTATTTTCTTTTGGTTTACCAAAGCACTAGTTCCAGATAAATACAAACCTCTTAACATAATAACCTCCACAATCTAAATATCATAAATATTATCGGCTAAAGTTCTATAATACTTTAAACATTTTTAAATTACTCGATGTTTAGCTTTAGCTAAACGAGTTTTCTTTAAGAATTTGACCCTAAAATAGAAAAAATTGTGAAATTCAAACAACGTGCCTCATGCCGATAAACATCGAAGCCTAATTTGAACTCTACAATTTCCCTTGAATCAAGAACTTGACCCTAAAAACAGAAAAAATTATGAAATTCAAACGGAGCGCCTTATACCAAAAAATCACAACATAGTTTGAACTTCATAATTCTCTTTTAATCAAGAACTTGACCCTAAAACAGAAAAAATTGTGAAATTCAAATGGAGCGCCTTATGCCAAAGGCATCGAAGCGTAATTTGAACTTCACAATTTTCATTAGTAGCGTATACTTTTTTTAGATGACATACTTCTCTCAAGAACATCTAAATGTTCAAGAGACAATCCAGTTCCTTTTGCAACACATGAAACTGCATCTTCAGCTATATAAGTTGGAATACCGGTTCTTTTTTCAAGTAATTTATTAAGACCATGTAAAAGTGATCCTCCACCTGTCATTACAATTCCTCTCGAACTAATGTCCGATGCAAGTTCTGGTGGTGTCTTTTCAAGCACTGCATGTACTGCATCACTTATCGAATTAACTGGTTCTCTTAAAGCTTCAAGCATTTCTTCGCTTGTTACGGTTATATTTTTAGGAAGACCTGTAATTAAATCTCTTCCTCTACAATCCATTTTAATAGGTTTCGCTCTTGGCGATGCAGTTCCAATATTAATTTTAAGTTCTTCAGCTGTTCTTTCACCAACCAATAAATTATGTGCTTTTCTCATATATTTAATAATAAATTCATCAAATTTATCTCCAGCAACTTTAATTGATTTACTAACAACAATACCACCGAGTGAAATTACTGCTATATCAGCAGTACCACCACCGATATCAATTATCATATTTCCATCAGGTTTTGTTATATCAAGTCCAGCTCCAATTGCAGCTGCAATTGGCTCTTCAATTATAAAAGTTTTTCCGCCACCAGCTTCTGAAGTTGCATCATAAACAGCTCTTTCTTCGACCTGAGTTACTCCACTAGGCACACAAACTATTATTTTGGGCTTAAAAAACATACTTTTTCCGCACGTTTTTTTTATAAAATATCTAAGCATTCTTTCGGTAATCTTATAGTCAGATATTACACCATCTTTAAGTGGTCTAATAGCAACGATGTTACCAGGAGTTCTTCCTAACATTCTTCTAGCTTCTGATCCAACTGCTAAAACAGTATCAGTATTTCTATCGATTGCCACAACAGAAGGTTCTTGAAGAACTATTCCTTTTCCTTTTATATAAACTAAAACACTCGCTGTGCCTAAGTCAATTCCAATTTCCGTTCCAAACCCGAACATAAAATCCACCTTCCACCTACTAAATTATTTTTTTAACTCTAGTTATATTTACTCCAATACCGGTTAATTTATTTTCAATATCATAATATCCTCTATCAATATGATATGTATCTACAATTTCAGTACTACCTTCTGAAATTAAACCTGCAATAATAAGCGCAGCTCCAGCTCTCAAATCCGTAGCTTTTACTTTTGCACCTTCTAAATTTGATTTGCCTTGAACAACTGCACTATGACCTTCTATTTTAATATTAGCTCCCATTCTAGAAAGTTCAGCAACGTGCATAAATCTATTTTCAAAAACAGTTTCCATAACAACACTAACTCCATTCGATTTTGTAAGCATTGCCATAAATTGAGCTTGTAAATCTGTAGGAAATCCTGGATATGGAAGTGTAGTTATATCAACTGATTTAATATTTCCATCAGAAATAACTCTAATATTATCTTCCTCTTCTGCAATATCTATACCACATTCTTTTAATTTTGCAATTATTGGTTTTAAATGACTTGGAACAACATTTTCTATTAATACATTTCCACCAGCAGCAGCTACAGCAATCATATATGTACCAGCTTCTATTCTATCTGGTATAGGAGCATGATTTGCACCTAATAGTTTTTTAACTCCAAGAATTCTAATGGTATCAGTTCCTGCACCCTTTACATTTGCTCCAATTTTATTTAAGAAATTTGCTAAATCTATTATCTCTGGTTCTTCAGCTGCATTTTCTATGATAGTTGTTCCTTCTGCAAGAACAGCGGCCATCATAATATTTTCAGTAGCACCCACACTCGGAAAATCAAGATATATTGAAGCTCCTATTAATTTTTCAGCTCTAGCTTCAACAAATCCGTGACCAAATTCGATCTTAGCACCAAGCGCTGTAAATCCTTTTAAATGTAAGTCAATCGGCCTCGCTCCAATTGCGCATCCACCTGGCATGGGAATCTTTGCAACACCAGTTCTAGCCAAAAGTGGTCCAAGAACATAAAAAGATGCTCTCATTTTTTGAACTAAATCATAAGGAGCTTCATTCGATTTGATTTCTGGAGTATATATAGTCATTTCTCCATTTGTTACTTGGCTTACCTCAGCTCCAAGTGACCTTAGAACATCACTCATTACAACAACATCTTTTAGAAGTGGAATATCTTCTAAATAACATTTTTCTTCAGCTAACAACGTAGCTGCAAGTATTGGTAAAATAGCATTTTTCGCTCCACTAACTCTAATAGTACCTTCCAAAGGTCCACTATTTTTTACAATAATCTTAGCCAACTCTGGGCCTCCTTAAAAATTGATTCTATATTTAATAAATTAATTTTATGTTAATGTAAGACCATAGTCCCACCATATTATATTATATATTAAATACAAAAAAACTTCTACCACCATAAGGTTTTTTTTTGATTACAATCGCGATAAAAAAGAGCAGTGCGATAATAAAAAGAAACATAAATGCAAGTTTACTTGCGATTTTATGTCTCTTTTTATTATCATAGGGCAAAATGCCCGTGACAAAGCTAAAGCGTAGCTTTTGCTGGTCGCACTGCTATTACCCTTTCATTCGATTGATTACTTTTTTTCTTTACATCTCTTTTTACTCATAGGGCAAAATGCCCGTGACAAAGCTAAAACGTAGCTTTTGCTGGTCGTCGGACATCACTCTTTATAAATGAATATTTCTTTTAATAATAAAAGATCTATAAAAACTTTAGCATTTACGCTAAGTTTTTATAGATCTTAATTCATTATATATCTATACCTGTAATCCTCAATCTATTCATAGCTCTATTTAGTGAAGTTCGAGCTCTAACTACATCAACTTCATGATCATCGCTATCAAGTCTATTTCTATTTCTATCAAGAGCTTCTTTAGCTCTTTCAACATCTATTTCGTGAGCCCATTCTGCTGCATCTGTAACTATTGTTGTTTGCTCATCAGTAACCGTCATAAATCCACCCGCACACGCAGCTTCAACAAACTTACCATCAACATTTTTAATTCTAATAGGTCCAATCGCTACTGGAGAAACAACTGGTTCGTGATCTTTAAGAATTCCCATATCTCCTTCAGAAACTCTTATAATGACCATTTCTACATCTCCATCAAAAAAACTTCTGCTTGGAGTTACAATTTTTAATTTAAAATTTCCAGCCATAAACTTATCCTCCTAAATATTTTATATAATATTCTTCGCATTCGTAAAGCACTATAACTCTACAAATCTATAAGTTTTTAGCCTTTTCAATAACTTCATCAATAGAACCCGCGAAAAAGAATGCTTGCTCTGGAAGATCATCATGTTTTCCTTCAAGAATTTCTTTAAATCCTCTAACCGTTTCTTTCAAAGGAACATATTTTCCTGACATACCTGTAAACTGCTCCGCAACAAAGAAAGGTTGAGATAAGAATCTTTCAACTTTTCTAGCTCTATTAACAACTAATTTATCTTCATCTGATAATTCATCCATACCAAGAATTGCTATAATATCCTGAAGTTCCTTATATCTTTGAAGAATTTCCTGAACTTTTCTAGCTACGCTATAATGCTCATTTCCTACAACATCCGGTGTAAGAATTCTTGAAACAGAATCAAGAGGATCTACAGCAGGATAAATACCTTTTTCAGAAATTTTTCTTGAAAGAACAGTAGTTGCATCAAGATGTGAAAATGTAGTTGCTGGAGCCGGGTCAGTTAAGTCGTCTGCAGGAACATATACAGCTTGCACAGAAGTTATAGAACCTCTATTAGTTGATGTAATTCTCTCTTGAAGCGCACCCATGTCAGTTGCAAGTGTCGGTTGATAACCAACTGCTGAAGGCATACGACCAAGTAACGCTGAAACTTCAGAACCAGCTTGAGTAAATCTAAATATATTATCAATGAAAAGTAAAACATCTTTACCTTCTTGATCTCTAAAATATTCAGCCATAGTAAGTCCAGTTAAACCAACTCTCATTCTTGCTCCTGGTGGTTCATTCATCTGACCAAATACTAATGTAGTTTTATCAATAACTCCTGATTCAACCATTTCATTATATAAATCATTACCTTCTCTTGTTCTCTCTCCAACACCAGCGAAAACTGATTGTCCACCGTGTTCTTTTGCGATGTTATTGATTAACTCTTGAATAAGTACTGTTTTTCCAACACCAGCACCACCAAAAAGTCCAATTTTACCACCTTTTGTATAGGGTGCAATTAAGTCAACAACCTTAATACCCGTTTCTAGAATTTCTGTAGATGTTTCTTGATCTTCAAACTTAGGCGGATCTCTATGAATAGGCCATTTCTCACCTTCGGTAATTTGACCTTTATTATCAATTGTTTCACCTAAAACATTTATAAGTCTTCCTACAGTACCTGGACCAACAGGAACACTAATTGGGTTGCCTGTATTAATTACCTCAACACCTCTAATAAGACCATCAGTTGATGACATTGCAATACATCTAACTGTATCATTACCAATATGTTGAGCTACTTCTGCAGTCAGTTTAATATCATTGTATTCAACTCTGACAGCATCATATATTTTGGGCAAATGTTCAGATTCAAATCGAACATCTAAAACTGGTCCAATAATCTGAACTATCTTACCTTTACTAGGCTCCATCTATTATCCACTCCCTTTTGTCTTCTTAAATTACATTTATTTTAACGCTTCTGCACCACCAACAATTTCAGATATTTCTTGAGTTATAGAACTTTGTCTAGCTTGGTTATAAGTTAAAGTAAGTTCTGAAATCATATCATCTGCATTGTCCGTAGCACTTTCCATTGCAACTCTTCTCGCCGCTTGCTCAGATGCTGAAGATTCAACCATTCCGCCATAAATTGTACTTTCGATATATTTTGGAATAATAAATTCTAAAACAAATTCAGCTGAAGGTTCATAAGTAATAAATTCATAATCCTCCAAATTTTCTTCCTTTACATCAACTTCAGTACTTTTATCAACTTCAACTGGTAATAATTTCAACATAACTGGTTCTTGAGAAATTGTACTTTTAAAAGATGTATATATGAATTTTATTTCATCAATTTTTTCTTCAGAATACAATTTCAACGCATTTCTTGCGATATCCTGAGCATGTGAAAAAGTAGGACTTTCAGAAATATAAGTATAATTTTTAAATACTTTATAATCTCTTTTTTCAAAAAAGTCTGTAGCTTTTTTCCCTATGGTAATAAGTAATGCTGAATCTTTATTGCTAATTTCATTAGCAAGGAGCTTCATAGCATTTGCATTATAACCACCACATAGTCCTCTATCTGCAGTAACAATAATATATAAAGAATTCTTAACTTCTCTATTATTAATATATTCATGCTTAAAACTAGTTTCATTTCTAATTATATCTTGAACAGCATTCATTACGACTTCAAAATATGGTTTAGTCATATCCATTCTATTCTTGTTTCTTCTGAGTTTAGCAGTTGATACGAGTTCCATAGCTTTGGTAATTTGTTTCGTGCTGTTAACGCTTTTTATTTTACGTTTAATGTCACGAGTACCCATTCCCGCCATTATATTCCCTCCTATGCATATGATTATTTAGTCCATATCTTTAATAAATATATCCTTAAATTCAACAATTGCTTCATCTAATTTATTTTTAGTTGCTTCTTCAATAACACCTTTTTCTTTTATACTATTTCCAATAGTTTTATGTTGATCACTCATATAAGCTAAAAATTCTTTTTCAAATTTCTTGATTTTATCAACAGGAATATCCATTAGATGTTTGTTAATAATAGTATAAATAATCATAACTTGGTCTTCAACTTTCATAGTATCATTTTGACCCTGTTTAAGCATCTCCATAAGTCTCTCGCCATGATCAAGTGCAGCTTTCGTTTCTTTGTCTAAATCAGATCCAAATTGAGCAAATGCAGCAAGTTCTCTGTACTGTGCAAGTTCGAG includes:
- the fabZ gene encoding 3-hydroxyacyl-ACP dehydratase FabZ codes for the protein MLNSIEIQKILPHRYPFLLVDKILELEVGVKAVGIKNVTFNEPFFQGHFPGNPIMPGVLIVEALAQVGAVALMSLEENKGKLAVFAGIDKVRFKKQVIPGDTLRMEVKLEAMRRGIGKGQAIAYVDGKVACKGELMFGIVENN
- a CDS encoding rod shape-determining protein — translated: MFGFGTEIGIDLGTASVLVYIKGKGIVLQEPSVVAIDRNTDTVLAVGSEARRMLGRTPGNIVAIRPLKDGVISDYKITERMLRYFIKKTCGKSMFFKPKIIVCVPSGVTQVEERAVYDATSEAGGGKTFIIEEPIAAAIGAGLDITKPDGNMIIDIGGGTADIAVISLGGIVVSKSIKVAGDKFDEFIIKYMRKAHNLLVGERTAEELKINIGTASPRAKPIKMDCRGRDLITGLPKNITVTSEEMLEALREPVNSISDAVHAVLEKTPPELASDISSRGIVMTGGGSLLHGLNKLLEKRTGIPTYIAEDAVSCVAKGTGLSLEHLDVLERSMSSKKSIRY
- a CDS encoding flagellar basal body rod C-terminal domain-containing protein, producing the protein MLRGLYLSGTSALVNQKKIDEISNNIANIETISFKKSEVLAESFNDVLISKFNGSNVPSEGGFDKINVSKYGDNYLLDTKWGYFRVKNEEGISNNKSARFSVDKDGFLSTYYLNVDKSKDLTRGNRAIGNDGKDIFIGTGKLDINEKGDVLVDGKKISNLIKMVAPNVVGTLNAGVRADRSITDFNQGELKTTERKLDIALSGRGFMEVKNGDTNYYVRDGRFLLNEAHELVTNSGFKVQGTKGDIKLDSENVEINEFGEIISNGKIIDKIKTTNFSEYSDLLRVGSTVYETKKNMLGKKTEFKGTLIQGMLEQSNSNAVTESIELLSLYRKYESGQKLMKAYDDTLNKAVNDLGKI
- the flgG gene encoding flagellar basal-body rod protein FlgG — translated: MRALNAAASGMKGLQLKIDTIANNLANVNTTGFKKQRVEFKDLLYENILQEQKVDTDGRPVIVQIGQGVMTSATTRSFVPGTLQNTNGDTDVAINGDGFFEIVDEKGKTRFTKDGSFKISLIDGNSYLVTNEGYKVQGLDGDINLGTDVDKIIIDKSGKISVKRNGSDNEEEVTTLKTDKFFNPSGLESIGSNLYASTAVSGNPISNETEDTGEVWQGFLETSNVQVVDEMINMITAQRAYEINSKTIQTADKMLELANNLRR
- a CDS encoding rod-binding protein; protein product: MKIGNNVSMNSSIDSAKANAEKATDDAFKDMLERAKKSKDKSELKKVAEDFESIFINMMFKSMRGSSENKDGFIEKSNARSMFESMYDEELSKVISKSGGFGISDMIYKSLNKNIENTNKDDEDKVKSIDIKG
- a CDS encoding patatin-like phospholipase family protein, whose product is MYGLVLEGGGAKGSYQIGVWRALRELNIDIGAISGTSIGAINGAFITLGLYDEVYDIWYNMEPDFGIEGDREILSKLIDFDFDVKSDDFKKIMRYLHKTAKYGGLNITPLKKILKKYIDEDKLRKAQMDYGIVTFSLSELKGKEVFKEEIPYGKLHDYIVASANLPIFKVDKIENKTYIDGGFYDNLPIGLIAKKGYKKIIAVRLQAIGIVQPVKNKDLDITYIIPSGNTGKILEFKKETMRNNLKMGYYDTLRVFKDYKGKKYCIETNKNEKYFFDLFANAPKWSIEEIKKIFGENNKPTRRLVFEKIIPIVADLLDLNDDDSYETLVISLLEFVADYYKINRYKVYLFDEFVDILLKEYKIRNKLEKDKISYSVLSNILKQSSLYRKTIKDKLLLSVFKVVCCYLKEISE
- the murA gene encoding UDP-N-acetylglucosamine 1-carboxyvinyltransferase → MAKIIVKNSGPLEGTIRVSGAKNAILPILAATLLAEEKCYLEDIPLLKDVVVMSDVLRSLGAEVSQVTNGEMTIYTPEIKSNEAPYDLVQKMRASFYVLGPLLARTGVAKIPMPGGCAIGARPIDLHLKGFTALGAKIEFGHGFVEARAEKLIGASIYLDFPSVGATENIMMAAVLAEGTTIIENAAEEPEIIDLANFLNKIGANVKGAGTDTIRILGVKKLLGANHAPIPDRIEAGTYMIAVAAAGGNVLIENVVPSHLKPIIAKLKECGIDIAEEEDNIRVISDGNIKSVDITTLPYPGFPTDLQAQFMAMLTKSNGVSVVMETVFENRFMHVAELSRMGANIKIEGHSAVVQGKSNLEGAKVKATDLRAGAALIIAGLISEGSTEIVDTYHIDRGYYDIENKLTGIGVNITRVKKII
- a CDS encoding phospho-sugar mutase, whose translation is MNYKKMYNEWINSDYFDKEFKEKLMNLSDEKEIEDRFYKYLDFGTGGIRGKIGEGTNRINKYIIRKATQGFANYINNKYSEEKSIAIAYDSRNQSPEFALEAARVMAANGIKAYLFKELRSTPELSYAVRYLKAKAGIVVTASHNPPEYNGYKIYGEDGGQLIPVEADKVINRVNEIIDFKTIKIMEEQDAIDKGLLEYLDYTIDTSFIEEVKKNLKNLEYVRKYGDKLKITYSPLHGTGGRPVKRILSEIGFNNLIEVKEQMIPDKEFTTVKSPNPEEYSAFKLSLVYAKENDADLLLATDPDCDRVGIVAKSNNGDYIALNGNQTGALLLNYILESSNDIPKNGAVVSTIVSSGIGKVIASYYNIDYISTLTGFKFIGEKMTEFEKKHNHTFIFGYEESYGYLRGTHVRDKDAVVASALIVEMALYYKSQNLSLLEKLNDIYTKFGFYKEDLVSIKLEGKEGMEEISNIMDTLRKLKPNLIAGFRVNEFIDYKFDHTTLPKSNVLKFILKDGSWLAIRPSGTEPKIKFYFSIVEKEKEKLSEKLDHVKSFILELAGVNN